One Lycium ferocissimum isolate CSIRO_LF1 unplaced genomic scaffold, AGI_CSIRO_Lferr_CH_V1 ctg18120, whole genome shotgun sequence genomic window, agcttggattgagtcatgattcttgatatgtcgtgattatggttatgttataaatgatgttaagaacacgggataaacattgtatatgaatgaatgtaatcgtgtgctatgaccatggatatggatgattggaagtgaattgagaagtaaggataatgtagatgaataaagaccattgttatgatgttgtgaatgttattattgatgtttgggagttgatatatgatatggaggaagtcgtataaataaaggagatgttgtccaattttctctagctttagtcatgtatgttaAGCTATCGATTTTGTAATGAtggtataactctaatgaaggtagaaacgtgagtatcaaggagaacgtgcaagtgatagaatagttgaacggaaaggtatgtaaggctaacccttctttcataaggcatggttctttggccaaatatctattcttctatgagcctatgatgtccttcAAATGATTCTATCCTTAAAAGCTAccaagctcatgattctcgatatgttacgattgtactaaaattCCTtttatgatgagtaatcctctagggatagatgtaatgaacgacgatagtaatgatgctaaagatgcttatgagcttttatgtatatgtgcctatgtatcgctattatgaaaccccgagcttatatggtcgggtagaatataatgtatgtgtgtgtatatatatatatatatatatatatatatatatatatatatatatatatatatatatatattgcacaCGCACCACCGGCTTGGGCACGGacaaccccgagccttggtaggtcCAGGTATGAatgaccctgagccttggtagggccaggtatgtgaaacaccgaacctttatggttgggtatgctatgtatatgatatgtatatgatatgaatatgaatatgaatatgtaaatgaatacgagtatgaatggaaatatgactacgaatacgaaaatggatacgaaatgtaaatgagtacggatatgaatatggatacggatatggatgtatgtacacaatcacgcattagaaatgggaagtctctatgaaaagcaagtaagtgtttatgacgatgatactatatctcccatcctatgctatttcttatgttgtctattatgcttttataatgatgttgatcatgctttacatactcagtacattcttcgtactgacgtccttttgtttgtggacgccgcgtcatgcccgcagtggccagggagacatgtacttgatccatagcttcatttctcgtgactacatagcggagctccatttcattcggagctacaaatttttggtattcattcttttgtatagatatttatgggcatggcggggtcctgtcccgcctatatgatatgacatactctccttagaggctcgtagacatgtgtatatggttagatgtagttggccttgtcggcctatattttggatatcattttgttagccttgtcagcttatgtacattgatatgggcatagttgctactgatgatatatatgtattttttcccaatggaattagtatggataatggatggaaagtatgatttagctatgtggctcgcCTAGATGTTAATGTGAAAGcacgttaagaggtgcccgggtaggTTAGTactgggtgcccgtcgcggccctccgattgggttgTGGCAGAAGGGTATCAGAGCTTGTTCAAAGAATACGAAGATGTTTTCGCTTGGTCGTATGCCGATGTGCCGAATTTGAGTACGAACATTGTTGCCCTTAGGTTGCCGATCCTTGAAGGATTTGCCCCAGTACAACAGAAAATCAGGCAGCCTAAGCCTGATGTCAGCATccaaattaaagaagaagtagaaaaataGATTCAGTAGGGAGTTGTGGAAGTGACACCATACCCGACATAGTTAGCAAACATAGTCCCAGTACCAAAGAAATATGCAAAAATAAGGATCTGTGTGGACTATCGTGATCTTAACCGTgctagcccaaaggataattttccactcccaaacattcacatACTCATTGATAACTTCGCCACGCATGAAGTGCAATCTTTTGTGGACTGTTACACGGGCTACCATCAGATACTGATAGATGAAGAAGATGCTCAAAAGACGGCATTCATCACACCATGGGGAGTATATTATTATCGGGTGATGCCTTTTGGGCTCAAGAATGTCGGCGCTACTTAAATGAGGGCGATGACCgccatttttcatgatatgatgcatagaGAGATTCAGGTGTATGTGGATGACGTCGTCATCAAGTCCCGAATGGGTGAGGATCACCTTGAACGTTTGATAAAATTCTTCGATAGACTCCGCAAGTagatttgaagttgaatcctgcaaaatgcgcatttggagtgcctgcCGGGAAATtactaggattcatagtcagtcgTCGCGGTATTAATTTGGATCCCACAAAGATCAAAGAAATTCAAGAACTCCCACCACcaagaacaaagaaagaggtcatgagcttcttaggaaggttgaattacattAGATGCTTCATCGCTCAATCCACGGTAATCATAGAACCAATTCTCAAACTCCTCAAGAAAGATGCTCCAACTAAATGGATGGAGGATTGTCCGAAAGCCTTTGACACAATCACAAGATACCTGTCAAATCCACCCGTTTTGGTCCCGCCAAGGCCGGGAAGTCCTTTGTTGCTGTACATGTCAGTATCAGAAAATGATTTTGGGTGCATGTTGGCACAAAATGATGAAacaggaaagaaagagagggccATCTATTACATCAGTAAGAAGTTCACACCCTGTGAATCTAGATATTCCTTGGTGGAAGAGACGTGTTGCGCTCTAACTTGGGTGTCTCAGAAATTGCGACATTATATGGCTGCATACACGACTCATTTGATCTCAAGAATGGACCCCCTAAGGTATATCTTTCGCCATCCTATGCCAATAGGGAAGCTATCCAAATGGCAAATGTTGTTAAGTGAGTTTGACATTCAGTACGTCACACAGAAAGCAGTTAAGGGGCAAGCATTAGCAAATTTAATAGCAGGAAGCCCTGGATGAAGAAATAATGACAATTGAGGGtcaagaaaatgaagatgaattAGGCTGAAAAGTATACTTTAATGGAGCGGTCAACTTTAAAGGATCAGGAATTGGAGCCGTTTTGGTATTAGACTCAGGACAATATTATCCAGTGGCCGCCAAGTTGAACTTCAGTTGCACAACAACATGGCTAAATACGAAGCATGTATCTTGGGTCTACGTTTAGCTCTCGACATGGATGTGAGAGATCTTCAAGTAATTGGCAACTCGGATCTGTTAATTCATCAAGTTCGAGGAGAGTGGCCACAAAAAATGAGAAGATCATACCATATGTTAGACTTGTGCAAAGATTAGTAGATCGTTTCTAAGAGGTCAAGTTCAAACACATACTAAGAACCCAAAACGAATTTGCTGATGCATTGGATATAATAGCATCCATGATTCAGCATCCTGACAGTAGATACACTGATCCTGCGAAAGTTGAAATCAGAGATCGACTGGCTCACTGTGCTTTTGTAGAGGCAGAGACTGATGGAAAACCTTGGTACGTTGACATTAAAATATTCCTGGAGAAAGGAGAATATCCCGAAAGAATCACCACCAATCAGAAAAAGACCATCGTAAAAATTGGCGAATGGTTTCTTCCTCAACAAGAATGTTCTATACAAAAGAACCCCAGATTTGGGATTGCTGAGATGCATTGACTCCATCGAAGCCACAAGACTGATTGAAGAAGTGCATGTTGGAACTTACGCGCCTCACATGAATGGGTTCGTACTAGCAAAGAAACTCTTAAGAACAGGTTATTACTAGATGACCATGGAGAATGATTGTGGCAAATTTGCCAGAAATACCACAAGTGTCAAAGTCATGGAGACTTGATAAACGTTCGTCCAACAGAACTGAATGCTATGACATCACCGTGGTTGTTCGTCGCTTAAGGCATGGATGTCATAGGACCAATTGAGCCAGCCGTGTCAAACAAACACCGTTTAATCTTAGTCGCCATAGATTACTTCACTAAGTGGGTAGAAGTGGCATCTTATGCATCGGTGACAAAGAAAGTAGTCGCAGATTTTGTGCGCAATAATGTCATATGCCGATTCGGTATCCCAGAATCAATCGTAACAGACAATAGGGCTAAATGTGTGCGCAGTTCCGAATCACTCACTGGAATTTAACCGCATACTGGCCACAAATGAATGGGGTTGTGGAAGCCGCCAACAAAAACATCCAGAAGATCCTCAGAAAGATGATTGATAACTACAAAGACTGGCATGAACAATTGCCATATGCATTACTGGGATATCGCACAACCGCCAGAACTTCAATCGGAGCCACTCCATACCTGCTGGTCTATGGCACTGAGGTAGTAATACTAGCCGAAGCAGAAATCCCTTCACTTCGAATCATACAAGAAGCTGAGTTGGACGATGCAGAATGGATTAGCAAGAGGTATGAACAACTAGCTTTGATAGATGAAAAACGAATGATTATTGTTTGCCATGGTCAATTGTACCAACAAAGAATGGCACGAGCTTTCAACAAGCATGTAAGAACCAGGGTTTTTCAAATTGGGCAATTGGTGCTCAAATGAATATTcccaaatcaagaagaatacaaaggaaagtttGAACCAAACTGGCAAGGGCCCTATATGGTGCGAAAGGTACTATCAAGAGGAACCGTGGTACTTGCTGAAATGGATGGTCAGGAGTGGCCTAGAGCAATAATTCAGATGCCATCAAGAGATACTACGTGTCAAGAAGAAGACGACTACAAAGATTCAGAGTTTTTATAGTGTGTGTTGTTTTAATTGCATATTCCTTTGcttgtaattttgcattttcttataaaaaacaAATCCAAATTATGTACGAACTATGCGAGGACCTGATTCCCTATAATTATAAAGGGGTACGTAGGCGCTTTTCCAAGCTCGGTCGCTTTAACCCCAAAAATTCAAAGTTATGTATTTTGAACTATgttatgacctgattcccattTGGGATACGTAGGTGCTCTTTTGAGTTCGGTCTCACAAAAAAATTCCAATATGTTTACCCTGAACTACGTTTCGACCTGATTCTCGaaacgggatacgtaggcgctctcccGAACTCGATCATTCCAAACAAAATTCTCAATAAACCTCAGGAAACCTCAGAATTGATCttgcaagaaaaaaataaaggtaaCCCCACAAggaaactggggcagaaatttttgagaggacctcaaaaaattctttaaatataTCAGTTCAAAGGAACGAACTGATTAAAACTTCTACACTGGGGTAGAATTTTTTAGAAGAATCTCAAAAATTACTCGAGCACAGCAAAATTCAGAATCGACAGGTACACActtacactggggcagaatttttgagagggtctcaaaaattccttcgacaTTGCGAAATTCGAGTTGGTATAAAGATGTATACAAATTggggaaaatttttcgaaagggatttgaaaattttacaagtcgagatcaagaagaagagacgGAAGACCTTGTGTGAGTaactaatgtcatgacattaaaagggCGTGTATAAAACATATCGTTTTCGAAACATATATAATAGACCAAATATACATGTGTTTTCCAACATCATCGCCCAAAATTTTTCaactttattaaaaaataaaagattttttaaggaaattgAGCATTCCTTCCTGTCGAAGTGTGAACGGAAGAAGTCCATGCGCAGGGAGAGCGGTCGACCATATAGAAAACTAACAAATTTTTCTATGGATGCAGGACCAAACAAGCATGGATGTTTTTACACTAACTTGTTTGCTAAGATGTTTAAAACAGGATGACGACaacaagccaagtgaagaaaaagCTTCAAGGAATAGCGGCACAGAAGAATATACGAAAGGGTAACGAAGCCCTCCCTAAGAAAAGTTGGCTTTACGCTGATAAGTTTATTCGTTTTGCAGAacacaaagattttttttacaaagaaaattttaaggctactgaaagatataataacggTTTACCAAAAGCCTTGTCTCCACTAAACAGTATTGTGTCAAGGTATTGAGACACCGGCCTAGACGTcgcatggcttgccttgatacatTGACTGATTAGACGTCTTAAAAAACTACAATTTGAAGATGACacattgatattggtattgAAATGCCGTATTCACAATCGAGTCTAGTTCTTTCGGAAGATATGAACCCTGTCGACGGGCGGGTATTCTTCCCCGGAGTCAAAAAAGGAAGGTGTCAGTGTTGCCACTGAGGTAAGATTCATTCCTCAAGATGACGATATGGATTAAACGACTACGTGCCGGGGGGTCGAGtcatcatccatatatatagccaaaaataggtagcataattccgaggttgatgtccacaatcgttgaaatacgaacgtgattcctacatcaagatttgCGGTCGTTACTGCAGTTTATTTCAAGTTAACTTAATCCTGGTTCAGGGATAGAGGTAGTCATGAAAAAAGGCTCCGCACTTAAGTATGTAGTAGTTAACTTGAATATTCTgactaaatgttgtaattctGGACACAGAGGTTAGTAgtcatcatgaaaggaatatgataCCGCACTCGACGTTAGCCTACATTTGggtattttttactataagtgATGCGCTCCGAATCGGTATACCATGTATTTCGTATGAGAATAACGATGCAATGCACTCCATTTGCGACAGCCAAGatgtgaaaatgatgtgagTCCAAATTTTTAGGGGTGGTGGATGTCATAAGAAACAAAAGTGACCTCGCACTTGAAAACATGGTTTTCATTAGTAGCATCTTGCTTATGAAAACGACAACCGACCGGGTGTGTAGGTTTCGCAAAAATGCGTATAGCCCGACCCGTATCCCAACTAAGTTATCATTGAATAATGAAAACATCCGAAAATGGTGAAAAAAGAGCCGGTCAAAGTATCGTGATTATTATCCAGAGTagatcatttttttcaaaaatacacGAAATACACACACTAacaggagaaaagaaagaagacggaCAAGCGTTTACGAAATGACGGACATAATATTTGAGGATGACTTCAATGTTGACAAAATTGCAAAATGCCACTCAGGTatgactatattaaaattaaaattttcaaaaaagactAACACGCAGGACTCAGCATTTGGAGATGGCTAAAAGCTACCGAGATAGGAGCAAGAGAGCCAGACTCAAGACatgcggagcaaacgtggaacttttcTTGGGCAACCGGTCAAAAATTGTGTACAAGAGTCAAGATTTCTACACCGAGATTGAAACATCGCTTCAAGCAACTGCACTCATAAATCTTTTTGAAAACCGCTTCCGATCGGGTTTTTCACCAGAAATAGTCAAAGCGATTCCCAcataaagggatattccttttcgggctatcgagtcgaactacaattggcctgattcccaaagccagggatatgtaggctactcaaTATTTGAAGCTCGGCCATATTCCAATGATTATCTTAGGACATCTCGAGGTAATCTAAAAGATTCTTTATTTCCAGTCCTCTTAGAGTTAGAACTACAAACGGCTTGAATTCTCAtgtaacctgagatatgtaggaagcccaAAGACTGGGGTCCGACCATACTTTTGAAAAGGGatataatttctattattcGGTAAAAATAGGTTTGTCAAATTCATAGCTCAAGGATGGCCTTGCCATCCTCAAACTCCGAAAGGgtaattgttgacacctaattttcacctcataagacgcgtattttaattttcaaaattcccgagtcaaagacggagcaaggatgcaccctcaaaaaattaaaatttcaaaatcacgggaaaattggaaaaattgacatttaattattattctgtaaaaaattgacaattgcaagaaaattatgagttattttctttcataaatataattcaaaatggAAATACATATCTCGCTCCATTTAActcgggaaaattgttaattaagaagacgtatgaattacggctcattttgaccgcatttttcacatttttaataTTCTCCggagtatatcaatattggggtcgttttgaagctcgtattttaaaatgacatattataatttttatttcgttaaaatattattttacaaggGTGTTTTAAGCTACTTAACTTTAActatatgttatatttttttaaaaaagttatgttatattttataaaggGAGGGAGTAAATAATATACTTACCCCCCTGCCCCCTTAATTTGACACGTCATTTACCCTTTTTTTACCCTAACTTCATCTCTCTCTGTTCAGAGAAAGCCATGGTGGCTAGGGTTATCCTTCATCGCCACCACGACGCCACCACTGCGCTGTTACCCTGACGATCTTTGGGGAAGGAACAACCGCGTCATTAGGCGGTGTGATATGCCATGGGTggggtcatggaacccttagcCATCTTGTGCTATCACACCAAGATGCCAAAGGACGATTAAGGTTGTTATTCCTCAAGGATCCTCATCATTGAGGACAGGTGTTGTCCTTTTTTCCAACGTGATTTGTACAACGTTGGTACGATTTACTTTGGATTTTTTCTGGTTTGACTATTTTGATCCTTGCTGTTGTACAATTTGCGAAGATTTAGGGATTTTAGTA contains:
- the LOC132042816 gene encoding uncharacterized protein LOC132042816, with the translated sequence MCAQFRITHWNLTAYWPQMNGVVEAANKNIQKILRKMIDNYKDWHEQLPYALLGYRTTARTSIGATPYLLVYGTEVVILAEAEIPSLRIIQEAELDDAEWISKRYEQLALIDEKRMIIVCHGQLYQQRMARAFNKHVLSRGTVVLAEMDGQEWPRAIIQMPSRDTTCQEEDDYKDSEFL